In Hyphomicrobiales bacterium, a single genomic region encodes these proteins:
- a CDS encoding ATP-binding protein, translating into MRFEGTADYVASEDMRIAVNAAIALERPLLIKGEPGTGKTVLAAEIAKAIGAPLIEWHIKSTTKAIQGLYEYDAVSRLRDSQLGDERVKDIRNYIRRGRLWDAFTAEERPVLLIDEIDKADIEFPNDLLQELDRMEFHIYETGETIRAERRPIVIITSNNEKELPDAFLRRCFFHYIKFPDAETMADIVEVHFPGLKKRLLQEALGIFYDVRDVAGLKKKPSTSELLDWIKLLLNEDIDETTLRQTDPKKAIPPLHGALLKNEQDVMLFERLAFMARRER; encoded by the coding sequence ATGCGTTTCGAGGGAACCGCCGATTACGTCGCCAGCGAGGACATGCGCATTGCCGTCAATGCCGCGATCGCGCTGGAACGCCCCTTGCTGATCAAGGGCGAACCGGGCACCGGCAAGACCGTGCTCGCCGCCGAGATCGCCAAGGCGATCGGCGCGCCGCTGATCGAGTGGCACATCAAGTCGACGACGAAGGCGATCCAGGGCCTTTACGAATATGACGCCGTCTCGCGCCTGCGCGACAGCCAGCTCGGCGATGAGCGCGTCAAGGACATCCGCAACTACATCCGCCGCGGCCGCCTGTGGGATGCCTTCACCGCAGAGGAGCGCCCGGTCCTCCTCATCGACGAGATCGACAAGGCCGACATCGAGTTCCCCAACGACCTCTTGCAGGAACTCGACCGCATGGAGTTCCACATCTACGAGACCGGCGAAACGATCCGCGCCGAGCGCCGGCCGATCGTCATCATCACCTCGAACAACGAGAAGGAGCTGCCGGACGCCTTCCTGCGCCGCTGCTTCTTCCACTACATCAAGTTCCCCGATGCCGAGACCATGGCCGACATCGTCGAGGTTCACTTCCCCGGCCTGAAGAAGCGGCTGCTGCAGGAAGCGCTCGGCATCTTCTACGACGTGCGCGATGTCGCCGGCCTGAAGAAGAAGCCGTCGACCTCGGAACTGCTCGACTGGATCAAGCTGCTGCTCAACGAGGACATCGACGAGACGACGCTGCGCCAGACCGATCCGAAAAAGGCAATCCCGCCGCTGCACGGCGCCCTGTTGAAGAACGAGCAGGACGTGATGCTGTTCGAGCGCCTCGCCTTCATGGCCCGCCGCGAGCGCTAG
- a CDS encoding phosphohistidine phosphatase codes for MLRLILMRHAKSTWDDPHCSDFSRGLNERGRTAAPLMAQHMVEELGVEPDRVLCSTARRTRETLAACLPFWSKEQSLRMLDDIYHSSEMNYIDLIRSHGGGVPTLMVLGHNPAIQITALKLIEQGSSTMIRAIETKYPTAAVTVLEFREDAWQNVHPAKGYLSSFTRPRDLGSPEHERLLALA; via the coding sequence ATGCTGCGCCTGATCCTGATGCGCCACGCCAAATCGACCTGGGACGATCCCCATTGCAGCGATTTCTCCCGCGGACTGAACGAGCGCGGCCGCACCGCCGCCCCGCTGATGGCGCAGCACATGGTCGAGGAACTCGGCGTCGAGCCGGATCGTGTACTGTGCTCGACCGCCCGGCGCACCCGCGAGACGCTTGCCGCCTGCCTGCCCTTCTGGAGCAAGGAACAGAGCCTGCGCATGCTCGACGACATCTACCATTCGTCCGAGATGAACTACATCGACCTGATCCGCAGCCACGGCGGCGGCGTACCGACTCTGATGGTGCTCGGCCACAATCCGGCAATCCAGATCACAGCGCTGAAACTCATCGAGCAGGGCAGTTCGACGATGATCCGTGCGATCGAAACGAAATACCCGACCGCCGCCGTCACCGTTCTCGAATTCCGTGAGGACGCCTGGCAGAACGTGCACCCGGCCAAGGGCTACCTTTCGAGCTTCACCCGCCCGCGCGACCTCGGCTCACCGGAACACGAGCGCCTGCTCGCCCTCGCCTGA
- a CDS encoding zinc transporter ZntB, producing MSDASAKPAATAVLPDVVAYVFDGEGGARQVDVNDLVDSQFDVGNYAFAWVCIRRDQPHTFDELTRFGLDGHIAEALTADETRPRCTVHRDGVVLNLRGVNLEPGEVSEDMVSARFWVEGKRVIGVWVRPLMAMREMFDAIDRGQAPTSPGDLVAQLALRLTDGAEPAVATLNERIDDLEELVLDQNADVSQRDLVQIRRTSIELRRYLFPQRDALSALEVEDLPWLGHHDQSRIREAADRVTRLGEELDAVRDRAQVIHDQIMDKRAEMMNRQMLVLSIVAALFLPLGLLTGLLGVNVGGIPGASDPWGFWVVCALLVVLGAAQLWFFRKIGMLK from the coding sequence ATGTCCGATGCGAGCGCGAAACCTGCCGCCACTGCCGTTTTGCCGGATGTCGTCGCCTATGTCTTCGACGGCGAGGGCGGCGCCCGTCAGGTCGACGTCAACGACCTTGTCGATAGCCAGTTCGACGTCGGCAACTACGCCTTCGCGTGGGTATGTATCCGCCGCGATCAGCCGCACACCTTTGACGAACTCACCCGGTTCGGTCTCGACGGGCATATCGCCGAGGCGCTGACGGCGGACGAAACGCGGCCGCGTTGCACGGTGCACCGCGATGGCGTCGTGCTCAATCTGCGCGGCGTCAATCTGGAGCCGGGCGAGGTGTCGGAGGACATGGTGTCGGCCCGGTTCTGGGTCGAGGGCAAGCGCGTGATCGGTGTCTGGGTTCGCCCGCTGATGGCGATGCGCGAGATGTTCGACGCCATCGACCGCGGGCAGGCGCCGACGAGCCCCGGCGATCTGGTTGCCCAACTGGCGCTCAGGCTGACGGATGGTGCGGAGCCTGCCGTTGCGACGCTGAACGAGCGTATTGATGATCTGGAAGAGTTGGTGCTCGATCAGAACGCCGACGTCTCACAGCGCGATCTCGTTCAGATCCGGCGCACCTCGATCGAGCTGCGGCGCTATCTGTTTCCGCAGCGCGACGCGCTTTCCGCACTTGAGGTCGAGGACCTGCCCTGGCTAGGCCATCACGACCAGAGCCGGATCCGCGAGGCCGCCGACCGGGTGACGCGGCTTGGCGAAGAGCTCGATGCGGTGCGCGACCGGGCGCAGGTCATCCACGATCAGATCATGGACAAGCGGGCGGAGATGATGAACCGGCAGATGCTGGTGCTGTCGATTGTCGCCGCGCTGTTCTTGCCGCTCGGGCTGCTGACCGGGCTTCTCGGCGTCAATGTCGGCGGTATTCCCGGCGCCTCGGACCCCTGGGGCTTCTGGGTCGTCTGCGCTCTTCTGGTTGTTCTCGGCGCGGCGCAGCTGTGGTTCTTCCGCAAGATCGGCATGTTGAAGTAG
- a CDS encoding methionine gamma-lyase, producing the protein MSTDSDGRAYGFSTRAIHHGYDPLDDQGALTPALHLTSTFAFESAEAGGEIFAGERQGYVYSRVGNPTTDLLEKRIATLEGAEAGLATASGMGAITAVLWTFLAPGDELITDLTLYGCTFAYLRHGLAKFGVTVTHIDMTDPANLERAISAKTRIVYFETPANPNMRLIDIAAVSAIARKAGARTIVDNTYATPVLTRPIELGADIVVHSATKYLGGHGDLIAGLAVGTLEDMTEVRVFGLKDMTGAVMAPFNAMLVLRGLKTLSLRMARHSATAMAVARMLDAHEAVETVYYPGLESFPQHDLAKQQMADFGGMIAFELKGGYEAGLKAMNALTLIRRAVSLGDAESLIQHPASMTHATYTPEERAEHGISEGLVRLSVGLEDEADILADLREALRVASGASAEPDKVSELAYV; encoded by the coding sequence ATGAGCACCGATAGCGACGGCCGCGCCTACGGCTTTTCCACCCGCGCCATTCACCACGGTTATGATCCGCTCGACGATCAGGGAGCGCTGACGCCGGCGCTGCACCTGACCTCGACCTTTGCGTTCGAGTCGGCTGAGGCCGGCGGCGAGATCTTCGCCGGCGAACGGCAGGGCTATGTCTATTCGCGCGTCGGCAATCCGACGACCGATCTTCTCGAAAAGCGCATCGCGACGCTTGAGGGCGCCGAAGCCGGGCTTGCGACCGCGTCCGGCATGGGCGCGATCACGGCGGTGCTGTGGACCTTCCTTGCGCCCGGCGACGAGCTGATCACCGATCTGACGCTCTATGGCTGTACCTTTGCCTATCTGCGCCACGGGCTCGCCAAGTTCGGCGTCACGGTCACCCATATCGACATGACCGATCCGGCCAATCTGGAGCGGGCGATCTCGGCGAAAACCAGGATCGTCTATTTCGAGACGCCGGCGAACCCGAACATGCGGCTGATCGATATCGCCGCCGTCTCGGCGATTGCCCGCAAGGCCGGCGCGCGCACCATTGTCGACAACACCTATGCGACGCCGGTGCTAACGCGCCCGATCGAGCTCGGTGCCGATATCGTCGTGCATTCGGCAACGAAATATCTCGGCGGCCATGGTGATCTGATCGCTGGCCTTGCCGTCGGTACGCTTGAGGACATGACCGAAGTCCGCGTATTCGGGCTGAAGGACATGACCGGTGCCGTGATGGCGCCGTTCAACGCCATGCTGGTGCTGCGCGGTCTGAAGACGCTGTCGCTGCGCATGGCGCGGCATTCGGCGACAGCAATGGCGGTGGCGCGCATGCTTGATGCCCATGAGGCGGTTGAGACGGTCTACTATCCGGGCCTTGAAAGTTTCCCGCAGCATGACCTTGCGAAACAGCAGATGGCCGATTTCGGCGGCATGATCGCGTTCGAGCTGAAGGGCGGCTACGAGGCCGGCCTCAAGGCGATGAACGCGCTGACACTGATCCGACGTGCGGTGTCGCTTGGCGACGCGGAAAGCCTGATCCAGCACCCGGCGAGCATGACGCACGCGACCTACACGCCGGAAGAACGCGCCGAGCATGGCATCAGCGAAGGCCTCGTCCGCCTCTCAGTCGGGCTCGAGGACGAGGCTGACATCCTTGCCGATCTGCGCGAAGCGCTGCGCGTCGCATCCGGTGCCTCTGCTGAGCCGGACAAGGTGTCGGAACTCGCGTACGTCTGA
- the flgK gene encoding flagellar hook-associated protein FlgK, with protein sequence MSISSALSIAISGLRVTQQQVELASGNIANADTEGYTRKVTSTENIAIDGNRSLGVRRGDVQRTLDTFVLERYQASLSNSTNANVLADFQARLDAMYGAPGEITALDTIFNGFTASLEALSTSPEDITTRGAVLSDAQTLAARLNAMSAEIQSMRVEAERQISDSVDQVNSLLTSIQNINADIIRFSAGDVDPVQLLDQRDQMVSELSQLMDINVDEAESNGITIHTGNGILLFDGNSATLSFDEAGTITPYSEWSDVDSERLVGTITLDTSLGYSIDLIGQNSFSSGSLAAYVKLRDDILVEAQAQLDEFASALSLALSNRTEEGTAVDTGTQTGFDLDLTGLQAGNPITFEYIDVVSGDTETVTFIRVDDPTLLPLDDSVTANAGDTVYGIDFSGGLATATADIGAALGASFTVSDQGGNVLRILDDGGTNVTSSAMAASITNTALSDEGVALPLFVDGGEGPAVYTDSLDGRVQKTGYAGRIVVNPDLLADSSKLVEYDTVNGTYAGDATRPTAMIEALTESQFSYSADSGIGSGASPFSGSVSGFLREVINNRSSATAAADREKTTQETTTNALSEKLVESSKVDLDQELSALIELQNAYAANARVMQTVREMLDTLMAI encoded by the coding sequence ATGAGTATCTCGTCGGCCTTGAGCATCGCAATTTCAGGACTGCGCGTTACGCAGCAGCAGGTGGAACTCGCGTCGGGCAACATCGCCAACGCGGATACCGAAGGCTATACGCGCAAGGTCACCTCGACCGAAAACATCGCCATCGACGGCAATCGCTCGCTCGGTGTTCGCCGCGGGGACGTGCAGCGCACACTCGATACCTTCGTGCTGGAGCGCTATCAGGCGAGCCTGTCGAACTCCACGAACGCCAATGTACTGGCCGACTTCCAGGCCCGGCTCGACGCAATGTACGGGGCGCCGGGCGAGATCACCGCGCTCGACACGATTTTCAACGGCTTCACGGCGAGCCTCGAAGCCCTGTCGACGTCGCCGGAAGACATCACGACCCGTGGGGCGGTGCTATCGGATGCGCAGACGCTCGCCGCCCGGCTCAACGCCATGTCGGCCGAGATCCAGAGCATGCGCGTGGAGGCCGAGCGGCAGATTTCTGATAGCGTCGATCAGGTCAACTCGCTGCTGACCTCGATCCAGAACATCAACGCCGACATCATCCGCTTTTCGGCCGGCGACGTGGATCCGGTGCAACTGCTCGACCAGCGCGACCAGATGGTCTCGGAGCTGTCCCAGCTCATGGACATCAATGTCGACGAGGCCGAAAGCAACGGCATCACCATCCACACCGGCAACGGCATCCTGCTGTTCGATGGCAACAGCGCGACGCTGTCCTTCGATGAGGCCGGCACGATTACGCCCTACAGCGAGTGGAGCGATGTCGATTCCGAGCGTCTGGTCGGCACCATCACGCTGGATACGTCGCTCGGCTATTCCATCGATCTGATCGGTCAGAATTCGTTCTCCTCGGGCTCGCTCGCAGCCTATGTGAAGCTGCGCGACGACATTCTGGTCGAGGCACAGGCGCAGCTCGATGAATTCGCCAGCGCGCTGTCGCTCGCCCTGTCAAACCGGACGGAAGAGGGAACTGCAGTTGATACCGGCACTCAGACGGGTTTCGATCTCGATCTGACGGGGCTGCAGGCCGGCAATCCGATCACCTTCGAATATATCGACGTGGTGAGCGGCGACACCGAGACGGTGACGTTCATCCGGGTCGATGATCCGACGCTTCTGCCGCTCGACGACAGCGTGACCGCCAATGCTGGCGACACCGTTTACGGCATCGACTTCTCAGGCGGTCTTGCGACTGCTACCGCCGATATCGGCGCGGCGCTCGGCGCCTCCTTCACCGTTTCCGATCAGGGCGGCAATGTGCTGCGTATTCTCGACGATGGCGGCACCAACGTAACGTCGTCGGCGATGGCGGCGTCGATCACCAACACCGCGCTGAGCGACGAGGGCGTCGCGCTGCCGCTGTTCGTCGATGGCGGCGAGGGTCCGGCCGTTTATACCGATAGCCTCGACGGGCGGGTGCAGAAGACCGGGTATGCGGGCCGCATCGTGGTCAATCCCGACCTCCTTGCCGACAGCTCCAAGCTGGTCGAATACGACACCGTCAACGGCACCTATGCGGGCGATGCGACGCGCCCGACGGCGATGATCGAGGCGCTGACGGAGTCCCAGTTCAGCTATTCCGCCGACAGCGGCATCGGCAGCGGCGCATCGCCATTCTCGGGCAGCGTCTCAGGCTTCCTGCGCGAGGTCATCAACAACCGCAGTTCGGCGACGGCGGCGGCTGACCGCGAAAAGACCACGCAAGAGACGACCACCAACGCGCTGTCGGAAAAACTCGTCGAGAGCAGCAAGGTCGATCTCGACCAGGAACTTTCGGCGCTTATCGAGTTGCAGAACGCCTACGCGGCCAATGCTCGCGTCATGCAGACGGTGCGTGAGATGCTCGACACGCTGATGGCGATCTGA
- a CDS encoding AsnC family transcriptional regulator, translating to MDSKDRQIIRELQQNGRLTNQELAQRVNLSPSPCLRRLRNLEERQIIRGYTALVDQKAYGLPLTVFVRIKLERHALDSVHVFEDSVREIDEILDCFLMTGDTDYMLRVVVQSLDAYESFMRKKIHAIPGIASIETSFAFGIVKQTQVFPSMARVSHGS from the coding sequence ATGGACAGCAAAGACCGCCAGATCATCCGCGAACTGCAACAAAATGGCCGATTGACCAACCAGGAACTCGCCCAGCGGGTGAACCTGTCGCCGTCGCCCTGCCTGCGCCGCCTGCGTAATCTGGAGGAAAGGCAGATCATTCGCGGCTACACCGCGCTGGTCGACCAGAAGGCCTACGGCCTGCCGCTCACGGTGTTCGTGCGCATCAAGCTCGAGCGCCACGCCCTCGACTCGGTGCACGTCTTCGAGGACAGCGTGCGCGAGATCGACGAGATCCTCGACTGCTTCCTGATGACCGGCGACACCGACTACATGCTGCGCGTGGTGGTGCAGAGCCTCGATGCCTATGAGAGCTTCATGCGCAAGAAGATCCACGCCATCCCCGGCATCGCCTCCATCGAGACGAGCTTCGCGTTCGGCATCGTCAAGCAGACACAGGTCTTCCCGTCGATGGCGAGAGTCAGCCACGGATCGTGA